CAAAGGTTTCCGGGAATTTACCGCCGTGTAAGGTGGCAACTTGCTGTGCCGCTTTATGTAGATTGCGCGCGCGGGCGTAATAGCCCAGTCCGGTCCACAAGTGGAGAACTTCGTCCAGCGGCGCATTGGCGAGATCGGTCACCGTCGGGAAGCGCGCCATAAAGCGTTCAAAATAGGGGATAACGGTCGCAACCTGAGTTTGTTGCAACATCACTTCTGAGAGCCATACTTTGTAGGGCGTCTTGTCAATTTGCCAGGGCAGAGTTTTTCGCCCGTATTTATCGTACCAGTCCAGAACCTGGGCTGAAAATTGCGACGCTTGCATGGTCACCGAATTCACTGTTGTTGGGGGCAAGATTGCAGCACAGCGACGGCAGGGTGTAAACCGGAACTTTCCGCAGCCACGGCCTTATCATGCTTGCATCCGGCAACTAACTTTGGATAATGCCCGTTTTCAGAACACTTTCACAAGCGACTAAATCTTTATGAAAAACGACGTCATCTCACCGGAATTTGATGAAAACGGCCGCCCGCTGCGCCGTATCCGTAGTTTTGTGCGCCGCCAGGGGCGACTGACCAAAGGCCAGGAACATGCGCTGGAAAACTACTGGCCGGTGATGGGCGTTGAGTTCAGCGAAGATATGCTGGATTTCCCTGCGCTTTTTGGCCGTGAAGCGCCAGTGACGCTTGAGATTGGTTTCGGCATGGGGGCGTCGCTGGTGGCAATGGCTAAAGATCGCCCTGAGCAGGACTTCCTCGGCATTGAAGTGCATTCACCAGGCGTTGGTGCGTGCCTGTCTTCTGCGCATGAAGAGGGCTTAAGCAACCTGCGCGTGATGTGTCATGATGCGGTTGAAGTGCTGCATAAAATGATTCCTGACAATTCATTGCGCATGGTGCAGCTCTTTTTCCCTGACCCGTGGCACAAAGCGCGCCATAATAAACGCCGTATCGTTCAGGTGCCGTTTGCCGAACTGGTAAAAAGCAAACTGCAGCTGGGGGGCGTATTCCATATGGCGACCGACTGGGAACCTTATGCGGAACATATGCTTGAAGTGATGTCTTCTATTGACGGTTATAAAAACCTGTCAGAGAGCAATGATTACGTACCGCGTCCGGCATCACGTCCGGTGACGAAATTTGAACAACGTGGTCATCGTCTTGGTCACGGAGTATGGGACTTAATGTTCGAGAGGGTGAAATAATGGCAAAGAACCGTAGCCGTCGTCTGCGTAAAAAAATGCACATCGACGAATTCCAGGAATTAGGATTTTCGGTGGCATGGCGATTCCCGGAAGGTACATCGGAAGAACAGATTGATAAAACCGTTGATGACTTTATTAACGAGGTTATCGAACCGAACAAACTGGCCTTTGACGGCAGAGGATATCTGGCCTGGGAAGGTCTGATCTGCATGCAGGAAATCGGCAAATGCACCGAAGAACATCAGGCGATTGTGCGTAAGTGGCTGGAAGAGCGCAAACTGGATGAGGTACGCACCAGCGAACTTTTCGACGTTTGGTGGGACTAAGAAAGCATACGGGCGATGACAAATGCAAAACTGTCTGATGCGCTACGCTTATCAGGCCTGGAAAGATGCACAATCGAGTAGGCCGGATAAGGCGTTTACGCCGCATCCGGCATGGATAACGTGTACTTTGTTATCAATCTGGGGCCAGCAAATGCTGGCCTGATTTGTTCTTGAGGGAAGACTATGATGCGCAAAATGCTGCTGGCGGCAGCACTTTCAGTGACGGCGATGACCGCTCACGCCGACTACCAGTGCAGCGTCACGCCGCGTGATGATGTGATTGTCAGCCCGCAAACCGTGCAGGTGAAGGGCGAAAACGGCAATCTGGTGATCACGCCAGACGGCAACGTGATGTATAACGGTAAGCAATATTCCCTGAACGCCGCCCAGCGCGAGCAGGCGAAGGATTATCAGGCTGAACTGCGTAGTACGCTGCCGTGGATTGATGAAGGCGCGAAAAGCCGCGTCGAGAAAGCCCGTATCGCGCTGGATAAAATCATCGTTCAGGAGATGGGCGAAAACAGCAAAATGCGCAGCCGTCTGACCAAACTTGATGCGCAACTGAAAGAGCAGATGAACCGCATTATCGAAACGCGCAGCGATGGCCTGACGTTCCACTATAAAGCCATTGATCAGGTTCGCGCCGAAGGCCAGCAATTAGTGAATCAGGCAATGGGCGGAATTTTACAGGACAGCATTAATGAAATGGGCGCGAAAGCGGTGCTGAAAAGCGGTGGTAACCCATTACAGAATGTGCTGGGAAGCCTGGGCGGTCTGCAATCCTCAATCCAGACCGAATGGAAAAAGCAGGAAAAAGACTTCCAGCAGTTTGGCAAAGATGTCTGTAGCCGCGTTGTGACTTTGGAAGATAGCCGCAAAGCCCTGGTCGGAAATTTAAAATAATCCTCTATTTTAAGACGGCATAATACTTTTTTATGCCGTTTAATTCTTCGTTTTGTTACCTGTCTCTAACTTTGTAGATCTCCAAAATATATTCACGTTGTAAATTGTTTAACGTCAAATTTCCCATACAAAGCTAAGGGATAATGCGTAGCGTTCACGTAACTGGAGGAATGAAATGGAGTTTTTCAAAAAGACGGCACTTGCCGCACTGGTTATGGGTTTTAGTGGTGCAGCATTGGCATTACCCAATATCACCATTTTAGCAACCGGCGGGACCATTGCCGGTGGTGGTGACTCCGCAACCAAATCTAACTACACAGCGGGTAAAGTTGGCGTAGAAAATCTGGTTAATGCGGTGCCGCAACTGAAGGACATTGCGAACGTTAAAGGCGAGCAGGTAGTGAATATCGGCTCCCAGGACATGAACGATAATGTCTGGCTGACACTGGCG
The nucleotide sequence above comes from Escherichia coli. Encoded proteins:
- the yggN gene encoding DUF2884 domain-containing protein, producing MMRKMLLAAALSVTAMTAHADYQCSVTPRDDVIVSPQTVQVKGENGNLVITPDGNVMYNGKQYSLNAAQREQAKDYQAELRSTLPWIDEGAKSRVEKARIALDKIIVQEMGENSKMRSRLTKLDAQLKEQMNRIIETRSDGLTFHYKAIDQVRAEGQQLVNQAMGGILQDSINEMGAKAVLKSGGNPLQNVLGSLGGLQSSIQTEWKKQEKDFQQFGKDVCSRVVTLEDSRKALVGNLK
- the yggL gene encoding YggL family protein translates to MAKNRSRRLRKKMHIDEFQELGFSVAWRFPEGTSEEQIDKTVDDFINEVIEPNKLAFDGRGYLAWEGLICMQEIGKCTEEHQAIVRKWLEERKLDEVRTSELFDVWWD
- the trmB gene encoding tRNA (guanosine(46)-N7)-methyltransferase TrmB; translated protein: MKNDVISPEFDENGRPLRRIRSFVRRQGRLTKGQEHALENYWPVMGVEFSEDMLDFPALFGREAPVTLEIGFGMGASLVAMAKDRPEQDFLGIEVHSPGVGACLSSAHEEGLSNLRVMCHDAVEVLHKMIPDNSLRMVQLFFPDPWHKARHNKRRIVQVPFAELVKSKLQLGGVFHMATDWEPYAEHMLEVMSSIDGYKNLSESNDYVPRPASRPVTKFEQRGHRLGHGVWDLMFERVK